GCGGTCTTAGAATGATCAGGTGAAACTGGTATTAAATAAACACTatgataccactaaaacaataagatgataccactaaaacaataaggtgataccattaaaacaataaggtgatacattaaaacaataaggtgataacactaaaacaataaggtgataacactaaaacaataagacgataccactaaaacaataaggtgATACCACTAAAAAAATAAGatgataccactaaaacaataaggtgataccactaaaacaataaggtgataccactaaaacaataaggtgataccactaaaacaataagtgataccactaaaacaataaggtgataccactaaaacaataaggtgATACCACACAATaataccactaaaacaataaggtgataccactaaaacaataaggtgataccactaaaacaataagtgATACACTAAACAAAgtgataccactaaaacaataagtgataccactaaaacaataagtgataccactaaaacaataagtgATACACTAAAACTAAGTGATACCACTAAACAAAAggataccactaaaacaataagaataccactaaaacaataaggtgataccactaaaacaataaggtgataccactaaaacaataaggtgataccactaaaacaataaggtgataccactaaaacaataaagtgataccactaaaacaataaagtgataccactaaaacaataaggtgataccactaaaacaataaggtgataccactaaaacaataaggtgataccactaaaacaataaggtgataccactaaaacaataaagtgataccactaaaacaataaggtgataccactaaaacaataaggtgataccactaaaacaataaggtgataccactaaaacaataaaaggtgataccactaaaacaataaggtgataccactaaaacaataaggtgataccactaaaacaataaggtgataccactaaaacaataaagtgataccactaaaacaataaggtgataccactaaaacaataaggtgataccactaaaacaataagatgataccactaaaacaataaggtgataccactaaaacaataaggtgataccactaaaacaataaggtgataccactaaaacaataaagtgataccactaaaacaataaggtgataccactaaaacaataaggtgataccactaaaacaataaggtgataccactaaaacaataaggtgatcctaaacaataaatacaaataaggtgataccactaaaacaataaagtgataccactaaaacaataaggtgataccactaaaacaataaggtgataccactaaaacaataaggtgataccactaaaacaataaggtgataccactaaaacaataaggtgataccactaaaacaataaggtgataccactaaaacaataaggtgataccactaaaacaataaggtgataccactaaaacaataagtgataccactaaaacaataaggtgataccactaaaacaataaggtgataccactaaaacaataaggtgataccactaaaacaataagtgataccactaaaacaataaggtgatacactaaaacaataaggtgataccactaaaacaataaggtgataccactaaaacaataaggtgATACCTAAACAATAAggataccactaaaacaataaggtgataccactaaaacaaaAAGTGATACACTAAACAAAAGTGATACCACTATAAGAAATAAggtgataccactaaaacaataaggtgataccactaaaacaataaggtgataccaaaaacaataaggtgataccactaaaacaataagtgATACCATAAAACAATAAggtgataccactaaaacaataaagtgataccactaaaacaataaagtgataccactaaaacaataaggtgataccactaaaacaataagtgatacactaaaacaataaagtgataccactaaaacaataaggtgataccactaaaacaataaggtgataccactaaaacaataaggtgatacactaaaacaataagtgataccactaaaacaataagtgatacactaaaacaataaggtgataccactaaaacaataaggtgataccactaaaacaataaggtgataccactaaaacaataaggtgataccactaaaacaataagatgataccactaaaacaataaggtgataccactaaaacaataaagtgataccactaaaacaataaagtgataccactaaaacaataaagtgataccactaaaacaataaggtgataccactaaaacataagtgataccactaaaacaataaaggtgataccactaaaacaataaagtgataccactaaaacaataaggtgataccactaaaactaagtataaaaacaatagtgataccactaaaacaataaagtgataccactaaaacaataagtgataccactaaaacaataaggtgataccactaaaacaataaggtgataccactaaaacaataaaggtgataccactaaaacaataaagtgataccactaaaacaataaggtaataccactaaaacaataaggtgataccactaaaacaataaggtgataccactaaaacaataaggtgataccactaaaacaataaaagtgataccactaaaacaataagtgataccactaaaacaataaggtgataccactaaaacaataaagtgataccactaaaacaataaagtgataccactaaaacaataagtgataccactaaaacaataaagtgataccactaaaacaataaagtgataccactaaaacaataagtgataccactaaaacaataaagtgataccactaaaacaataagtgATACCACTAAAAATAAGTGATACCATAAAACAATAAAgtgataccactaaaacaataaagtgataccactaaaacaataaggtgataaaaccactaaaacaataaggtgataccactaaaacaaataatgatacaCTAAACAATAAgtgataccactaaaacaataaggtgataccactaaaacaataaggtgataccactaaaacaataaggtgataccactaaaacaataaggtgataccactaaaacaataagtgataccactaaaacaataaggtgataccactaaaacaataaggtgaataccactaaaacaataagatgATACCACTAAAAACAATAAggtgataccactaaaacaataagataccactaaaacaataaggtgataccactaaaacaataaggtataccactaaaacaataaggtgataccactaaaacaataagtgataccactaaaacaataagtgataccactaaaacaataaggtgataccactaaaacaataaggtataccactaaaacaataaggtgataccactaaaacaataaggtataccactaaaacaataaggtgataccactaaaacaataagtgataccactaaaacaataagtgataccactaaaacaatagatgataccactaaaacaataaggataccactaaaacaataagtgataccactaaaacaataagatgataccactaaaacaataaatgataccactaaaacaatagTGATACCACTAAAATAATAGGATaataccactaaaacaatagtatacactaaaacaataaggtgataccactaaaacaataagataataccactaaaacaatagGATAATACCACTAAAACATTTGATTTGTGATAATTTGCAAGTTGTCCTAACCCAATCATCGATTGTGAGTCCCCAaaccgattcccaacactatAATAAAGAgttgaaattaatttaataataaaatatttgacaagTCCTTTTATATCACAGTTGCCCTGCCCGACTCTTTTCGTGTCACCAGCATGGACGGGGATTGCCACGTGACGTGTTTTGTCTGGGTATTTGACATGTCCTATTTTTGTTACAGTTGCCCTGCCCGATTGTTGTCGTACGCGTGTCACCAGCACGGACTGGGAGTACCACGTGACGTGTTTTGTCTGGGTATTTGACATGTCCTATTTTTGTTACAGTTGCCCTGCCCGATTGTTGTCGTACGCGTGTCACCAGCACGGACTGGGAGTACCACGTGACATGTTATGGCTGCCAACTAAACGATGTACCCACTGGTTTATCATTGAACACAACTGTACTCAATCTAGGAAACAACAGCATTGTAAGAATAGACGATCACTCGTTCAAAGATTTACCCCATCTCAGGTCTCTATTGCTTTCACGCAACCAAATACATACGATCTCCTCAGGAGCGTTTGCCAGTCTTAAGAATCTTGACCTGTTGGATCTTTCCAACAACAACTTAGAACATTTCGCGTTTGATTCATCTGTGTTTAAACATCTGGAGAAACTAAGTTGTCTttatttaaataacaataaCTTTCATTTGAAAAGACTTTATCCTGAAAATGCGATTTCCCACGCTAAAGCACTTACCTCCTTGAACATAGATATATTCGAGGATTTTAAATTTGGACAGGGGTTTCTTAACTTAACCAATCTTCAAACACTAAACGTTTTCCAGAAGGGTACGGCACGGATATCAATCCGAAATACTTCATTTAGAGGTCTGGAACAATCGCAAATAACGCATTTTATTCTATATTGTACGATGAAATCTATGGAGCCCGGTTCACTATCGCCATTAAGAAATCTTTTGTCGCTTACTCTGGATTCGAGGAAAACCTTGTCCATCCACATGGTCTTGCGGGCTCTCTATGGTCTCCAAGGAAGAACAATGGAATCAATCCGACTCCCACACAATCACATCCGCTACACTAGAAATGGCTATTTAGAAAAAACAGATCTCGTATTTCTTGGAACAATTTGTGTTCGGCGTTTGGACTTAGCCGGAAATCTCATTTCTGGGATCACGATGGAGGCGGTGTTGTCTTGGCACAGTAGAGCTTGTTTGGAGGTTTTGGATGTGTCGAGAAATGTGCTAGAATCACCTCAGCTCTTAAGTCTCCTTGTGCTATTTCCATCCATAACTCACGTGTATGCATCGTACGAAGTCCGACAATATAGTAGAAAACGGCGCAGTATTTGGAACAGAAAATCTATCGTGTTTTTTCCTCAAAGTCTTCGTCACCTTTATCTGTCCCATGACCCAATGAACTTCGACATCAGCGATGTCACAACTGTCTCCGACGACAACAACCTGAGGACGCTGGATGTGAGTTACCCTGTGATGGAAGTAACCTGTTCGGGAGGATACATCAAAGGCCTGCTTCGCCTACAGCAACTTATCATGTCAGGATGGGAATGTTCACATACGAGTAATCGGTTTTTTGTCGAATTTCCAAACCTATCGCGCCTGGACGCCAAAAATTGTAACTTGGGCAATAAACTAGGTATGGAGGGACATTCGTTATTTACGGGTCTTTACAACCTCTCATTTACAGATCTAGCCtttaataatatcaatacattgAGTTTAGACACGTTCAAAGACCAGGCCTATTCGCTAAAAGTTTTGAATCTGACTGGCAATCACATGGAACGCATTCCTATGGACATTCTAACGTCACTGTATGTTCTGGAAATACTGGATTTGCGTGACAATGTTATAATTAAACTTTCTGGCAAAGACTGTTCTTTTCTGGAAAACCACCGTTCTAGGTCAGATAAATTCCAGATCCTGTTGGCGGGAAACCCTGTAGCGTGTAACTGTGACAACCTAGAGTTCGTTACCTGGTTAGGTACTTCTACCGTTGTGTATGATAGAGTTGATATTTCGTGCATAACGCCACATGGATCTAAGGTGTTAGTTTCAGAATTCCTGGAAACCATGGATGAATTCCAGGACAGTTGTGTGGCCCAGTTCTGGTTGTTAATGTCGGTCATTCTGACCGTGGTTTGTATATTGATGGGTATTCTCTCTCGGTTGGCATGGCGACACAGTATCACACTACGGGTGATGTGTCGAGATCCGAGAGAACACGACGTATATCCATATGACTTATTCTTGGTGTACAGTGAACAGGATTCCGGCTGGGTAAGGAATACATTGGCGCCATGGCTGGAGGAACACGGAATAGAGTATTGCGCCGAGGACAAAAACCTGGAACTTGGCGGAGACAAAGCCGATCAAATTATGAACGCTATAGACGATTCATGCCAAGTCGTTTTTATCGTAAGTTGTACATTTCTAGAATGTGATTGGTCGCTATATACAATGAAATTTGCAAATACATATTCATATCGAGACGGAAGAGAGAACATGAGTATTATTATCATGCTTAACGATATGAAACGCAGTGAGTTTCCGAAACGTATCCGAAAGAACTGGGATGCCATACGTCCTGTAAAATGGCCAAATGAGGGTAATACTAACCGAAGTCAAGTCTCTAAGGAGGAGGAAATATTTTGGAAACGTTTGCTCAGTCGAATTCGAAGGGGAAGTAATCGCCTTATACCGGTGCCTGTAAGTGACACAGCGGTGTAAATCATATGATGTTGACATCCCAATACTTAGAACTACGTCTGTACTTTTAGtatattcttaatatctaccgtaccgctcacaagacgtgaaaatcacaatttgtggacttgacGGATAAATTCCCTTCAAAAAGACCTTCGTATGtataatgcaaaaaaaattgtCTCGCTgagaatttgttattttatacggttcagttttatGGCCTACAGTAGGTAagagatataaaaaatatggtaaaatgcttacaaatgttttaataatggtttgcataatcattactttgctccattagcagtaataggcaccaattgtagctctaaagacgacgccattttctgtctataagtcatttgagctacaatattatAGATAGTGACAGTTTTACCACTGTATGatcagttcattgtctccatcCAGCTACATCGCCGACATATCATATTAACATAATGCAAttatttacctatatatagatgtCACACTTTCGAGTTAATTATATGTACAAACATAATTTTGACAGCTCTGGCATAAATATCCATGTACTTCCAAGATTCTGGAAGTAGCAATTTTGTTGGGGAAAGGTCAGTAATATGCACCAGCTgcagctctaaagacgacaccattctCTGtctaaagtcttttgagctacaatatgcAGCTAATAAAACAGTTCTGTAGAGTATCCGGTTATACGTAGAACGAATATATACGTACCTGGCCTATACAATATAGCTGCAattctaaagacgacaccattttctgtctaaagtCTTCTGAGCTGCAATATTTTAGCTAATCATACAGTGTACTTCCCCAAGGCCGTTTATATTCCTTCAGCCACTCGAACACAGCGTCCTCTTGTTCTGATGCTAGACTAAACGACTCTCGTTGCTGATCATCAGCGAGGTTCTGGACCACAGCCGGCCAGCTAATACTGATCCATTGGTACCGAAAGGTATTGTCGGCCGGGTAGGTGTATTCGTTTTACTGATTTAGCTGCAATAGCTCTGAACAACGACGAAATGGTCGTCGTCAGAATGGAGTGGGCGTGGTTTGATTCGTCCTCAATGTTCCAGGGGTGACTATCACTGAGttcatatccacccctgaactatctcattgtgaaactggaggcagctcagaagaaaaaaaaaaaagaccacTCACAGGcttgcagagacttcctttgaagattacctGGGTTACAAAGAGAGCGATGCCCCACTTCAAAGCCAGGCAGTCAACCACAGTATACccttattcgattcttttgatgcaATTTCCTGTCTTATGTTGCCTTAAGTTCTactataacatacatgtagtccaggggtggatatgatgccagtgatagtaacccctggagtgtcgaggatgTGATTGATTGTTCATTCTACATTTATTGTAGTCATGTGCAACTGACATTTAATTTACTAATCAAAGAACCGCTAGACgtaaaactgtttttttccAGATATCGGTATATAGGTTTAATCCCATCTCACTGCTTTTATCTCATTACTGTTGTTGAAAAAGTATAATTTGTGTCACAACTCCATAACATATCGGCAATGCAAAGGCTTAGTTTGGTATAAATTCATGATTTAGTCCAGTCAGTTTTGGGTTTTACCTCAAAGTAATTGCAAAAGAATTTATGTTTggtttttcataaaaattacaGCATGTATTGAtcgatatatgaaaaaaatgaaggCATCGAAATTGGGGAAAGTGGATAATCTCTGTAATCTAATTAGTCTGCAGAAGCTGTTGTTTCaaggtaaacaaaacaataccgaaattgacattttacatatttgtttattattatatttatgcaTTCACACAAATGTACAAGGCATCACAACTAAACTTCAATAGGATTTGATAACCAATCAGACTGAAATACAGTCTAACCTGACTATAAAGACCAATCAAGTGACCAAGACAACAAGTGGCCTTCATACACAGGCAGAATTGTGTTGGACCCTGAGAAAgtgttctttatacagagatggtcactAACTCAGGATTAACTGTATTGAAAAAGTTTGCAGTATAATCTCAACGATTGAAGAGACGGGGCTAGTACTTTTTTTGTGAATACATTTTATGTagattgttttcttttaacatGATGTATGTagaattgtaaaattgtaaaaaattctCTTAATACAAAACTGACaggcttagccaatcaaaacaGATGAAAGATAACATATAGCAACAAGTGATAAAGAATATAAATGCCTTAGTGCACTTAAAAAAACACCAGCCTGGACGATCAGGAGTGAGAAAGTGGAAGGAATAACTACATGGTAGTAGGGTAATTATATAGGTAACACAATGCATTCATTATCATTCTCTTTATTGGAGACTTCTCAGCCACGGTCAGGCCTCGATCTTTCTcttcctctctctctctgtctttTATTCTCTTTCCGTTTCCCTCCCTCTCACTctctaaataaatatatcaaattctCACATCATTGACACACCCTTTTTACCGTGCATTTCAATCATTTCTAAACTCTGTACTTAATCAGCAGTGTAGATAATACAGGTCTCTTCaattattaaacatttgaaacctTTAACAGAACAAAATATCCTCAATTCCAATTCTTAAATATTAACTTTCATTCTTTCCAGTTGAAAGTAAACTTGATGTATAAACTCCTCCCTTATCATGTTTCATTTTCCTCTACACATACATAATATCAGTAATACTGTGCATCAAGATCTCTGAAACATCcaccaaaaacaacaaaaacaaaatgcttTCATTTTAAATCCTTATCCATGATGTATCAAATTCTCTTTTCCACTTGACAGTTTTATTTTCCGTGTATCATAAACAAAACGGATGATTAAGAGTTATTTATTTAGAAATGCTGAagtaatgaatgaatgaaataaataaaaataaacttcaATTTCCGTGGATTTCAATGGAATGCCCAGTTCTGTATgggtgatataaatcataccacTGTGGTGGCCATGGTGACCTCCTCCATAGTAACAGTTGCCACGTGACAGACAACAATAGGAAGCCAGCTTTATATACTGAGAATCACATTATATGAGTGAGCGTTTATTTTATCACATGACAGCAAGTCTATTGGCAGACTTGCTTTGGAATCCATCGTTCATTATTCTAGCTGTTCGTTCCCGCGTCATTTCCAGTTCTTTCCATCGGTTCTCCTCTAATGCTTTCTGAAATATCCAAAGGAGCATCATCATGTGTGTAATCAACCAAAGTAACAATACATTGATAACTATTTACTATCAACTGACGAAGTAACATTGATTACTATTTACTGACAAAGTAACATTGATTACTATTTACTATCAACTGACAAAGTAACATTGATTACTATTTACTATCAACTGACAAAGTAACATTGATTACTATTTACTGACAAAGTAACATTGATTACTATTTACTATCAACTGACAAAGTAACATTGATTACTATTTACTATCAACTGACAAAGTAACATTGATTACTATTTACTGACAAAGTAACACTGATTACTATTTACTATCAACTGACAAAGTAACATTGATTACTATTTACTATCAACTGACAAAGTAACATTGATTACTATTTACTATCAACTGACAAAGTTACATTGATTACTATCTACTGACAAAGTAACATTGATTACTATTTACTATCAACTGACAAAGTAACATTGATTACTATTTACTATCAACTGACAAAGTAACATTGATTACTATCT
This genomic window from Argopecten irradians isolate NY chromosome 11, Ai_NY, whole genome shotgun sequence contains:
- the LOC138334363 gene encoding toll-like receptor 4 → MKTNVCVSVICYLWIIHYSVALPDCCRTRVTSTDWEYHVTCYGCQLNDVPTGLSLNTTVLNLGNNSIVRIDDHSFKDLPHLRSLLLSRNQIHTISSGAFASLKNLDLLDLSNNNLEHFAFDSSVFKHLEKLSCLYLNNNNFHLKRLYPENAISHAKALTSLNIDIFEDFKFGQGFLNLTNLQTLNVFQKGTARISIRNTSFRGLEQSQITHFILYCTMKSMEPGSLSPLRNLLSLTLDSRKTLSIHMVLRALYGLQGRTMESIRLPHNHIRYTRNGYLEKTDLVFLGTICVRRLDLAGNLISGITMEAVLSWHSRACLEVLDVSRNVLESPQLLSLLVLFPSITHVYASYEVRQYSRKRRSIWNRKSIVFFPQSLRHLYLSHDPMNFDISDVTTVSDDNNLRTLDVSYPVMEVTCSGGYIKGLLRLQQLIMSGWECSHTSNRFFVEFPNLSRLDAKNCNLGNKLGMEGHSLFTGLYNLSFTDLAFNNINTLSLDTFKDQAYSLKVLNLTGNHMERIPMDILTSLYVLEILDLRDNVIIKLSGKDCSFLENHRSRSDKFQILLAGNPVACNCDNLEFVTWLGTSTVVYDRVDISCITPHGSKVLVSEFLETMDEFQDSCVAQFWLLMSVILTVVCILMGILSRLAWRHSITLRVMCRDPREHDVYPYDLFLVYSEQDSGWVRNTLAPWLEEHGIEYCAEDKNLELGGDKADQIMNAIDDSCQVVFIVSCTFLECDWSLYTMKFANTYSYRDGRENMSIIIMLNDMKRSEFPKRIRKNWDAIRPVKWPNEGNTNRSQVSKEEEIFWKRLLSRIRRGSNRLIPVPVSDTAV